GACCAGTGAAAGGTGCTTTGTAATTTCTAAAGTCGTTTTTTAACTCTTCAACAGAAGCTTTTGTATCAACCCAGATTGCCATTGTATGGCCGTCAATTACAGGCACTCTGTGACAGCTTGCACTGATACTAAATGGCGCATTAGTTATCACTGAACCGTCAAAACTGCCCATAATTTTCAAGGTCTCAGCTTCCATCTTCTTCTCTTCCGAACCAATGTATGGTATGACATTGTCATAAATTGACATTGCAGAAATCCCCTCAAAACCAGCTCCTGATATGGCCTGCATGGTGGCTACCCGAATATCAGACAGACCACGATGCTGAATAGGATTTAATGCTGATACCATTGTGATTGTAGAGCAGTTTGGATTTGTAACAATAAACCCGTCATTACCACTGTCACGCTGTAGATCTATCAGCCCGAGATGATCCGGATTTACCTCTGGCACCACAAGTGGAACATTTTTGTCCATCCTGTGAGATGATGCATTACTGCATACTGCAACTCCGGCGCGTGAGATATCTGTTTCAAGATTTGTTGCAAGATCAGCCGGAAGAGCTGAGAAAACAATATCCAAACCCTTTACACTGTCAACATCTGTCTTGCTCACAACAATATCCCCGACAGAATCAGGGAAAGGTTCATCAAGACGCCAGTTGACAGCATCACGGTAATTTTTTCCTGCACTGCGCTCAGATGCTGTTAACGTCTGAAGATTGAACCAGGGATGGCTGGCAAGCAGTTGTACAAACCGCTGGCCGACTGCACCGGTTGCACCTAAAACTCCTACATTGATCATGGATTAAAAGAGAATACGTTGAAGTAAGTATAAAATATTTGTTTTTGATTATTTTATACTGTTTATTCCATGTGAATGGCTTCAGCAGGACATTCGTCCACGCAGGCCTCACAATCTACGCACATATCAGCATCTACAACTGCAATACCGTCTTCCATTGAAATAGCTTCTGAAGGACATGTATCTACACAGGTTTCACACCCTGTGCACTTATCTGCATCGACTACAGCTACCATAGTTATAATCCTCGAAAATAAATCAGCAGATATCTTAAAATAGATTTCGTTTTTTTCAAAAAACAGTTATCAATTAATCTTTTCATGCATTTTTTTACAAAAATCATACTGGATTAATAAGATATAATCAGATTAAAAGGAGAAATATGGAATTTTAGTTGTTAAATCCCAAAACGTCATCCATATTGTATATGCCCGGAGGTTTTTGATGTATCCATGAAACAGAGCGAATGACGCCGTGCGCAAAAACAAGTCTGTCATATGCGCGATGAGTAAGTTCAATAACCTCATCATTTCCTGCAAACATAACAGTGTGATCTCCGATTATATCTCCGCCGCGAACAACATGAACACCAATTTCATTGCCGCGCTCACCAACCATACCTTCGCGTCCGTATATCTCTTCTCTATCGCCTGCTTCTTCTTTTATGATGTTAATTATTGTTTTTGCAGTACCGCTTGGTGCATCTTTCTTAAAATGATGATGAGCTTCGATTACTTCGATATCATAATCTTTGAGCTGTTTTGCCGCCTCTCTTATAAGATGCCAGAAAATATTTACGCCAAGGCTGAAGTTGCTTGATATAACTGCAGGAATTTTACCGTTTATTGCCTCTTCCATCTCTTTTCTTTGTTCATCAGAAAGACCGGTTGTTCCAACAAGCACTGCAACGCCGTTTCTTGAAGCGGCTTTCACATTTTCAACAGAGGCATGTGCAATTGTGAAATCAATCAAAACATCAGGCTTTTTTTCTTTTAAGAATTCATCAATCCTCGATGATTCATATACTTCTGTACCGTAAAAAGAACCGGTCTTTAAATCAATTCCACCTACAAGTTCAAGATCAGGGGATTCGGTTACAAGACCTCCTATTTTTGTTCCCATTCTTCCAAGCGCACCGCAGATTCCAACTTTAATCATAATTTCTTAAAACCTCTTTTAATCTATTAGTCTTATCTTCACCCATCTCATCAAGAGGAAGTCTTAAAGGCCCTGATGCAAGTCCCCTGATGTCAAGCGCTGTTTTTACCGGAATTGGATTTGTGTCAATAAACAATGCTCGAATAAGTGGTGAAATTAAATAGTGCAAATTCTGTGCCTCTTTTAGATTGCCTTTTTTAAACATCTCATACATCTTAACCATCATATCAGGCGCAACATTTGCAGAAACGCTTATAACTCCTCCTCCGCCTAATGCAAGAACTGGAAGTGTCATTGCGTCATCTCCGGATATGACATTGAAATCTTCATCCCGTGTTCCTTCTATTATCTCAGAAATCTGAACAATATCACCACTTGCCTCTTTTACTCCAACAATGTTTGGATGCTTTGCCAGTTCAATGATAAGATCAGGTGGGAGATTCTGGCCGGTCCTTCCCGGAACATTGTAAATCACAATTGGCAGATCAAGGTCTGCAAGTCTGGTATAATGTTTTACAAGTCCTGAACGATTTGGTTTGTTGTAATAAGGGCTTAAAACCAAAGCCCCGTCCGCGTTAAGATCTTTTGCAGCCTTTGTAAAGCGCACTGCTTCTGCAGTGTTGTTTGAACCTGTACCTGCAAGAACCGGAACACGACCATCTGATACTTCTATGGCCTTTCCAATTACCTCTTCATGCTCTTCAAAAGTGAGTGTAGCTGATTCTCCGGTAGAACCGCATGGAACAATCCCATGAACTCCATGGGATATAAGAAAGTCGATATTGGATTTAAGACCATCAAGGTCCAGATCCCTTTGTTGATTCTCCTTAAATGGAGTTATTAATGCTGGGTAAACTCCCTCAAACATGAGGAGTTTATATGATTTTCCTTCTATTTACTTTTCTGGTAATTGAGCCTGCAACTCTGTTGCGGACACACTTTGATCCGATTACTGCAACCTCATCAACTGCATGTTTGTTGTGGTCGAAATCGTTTGTGAATTTATCTCCGTGCTTGGAGAGCAGTTCCTGGCTGAGTGCCTTAATGTATGTTGGTTTAATTCCCATAGTAACACCTATTAGTTTTTATTATTTATGCGCTCGGCTATCATAATAATATTATTGACAACTGTCATAGGATCTTCTCCAAAAATCCTTATGAGAGGCTCTTTAATATTTGTTCCGCGATCATATATTAAATCCGGAACGTTGTCTTCTTCACAGCAAAAAGCAGTGCCCCAGTCTATTGTACTGATACCAGCAGGTTCTTTTTCACGGTTAAATGATCGAACTTCAAGGAGTAGTTCATCTGCTTTTTGAATAATATCGTCTGAAAAATGAATGATTCCGGCAGAGCGTATGTCCTGATCAAATTTCATTGCAGTAAGAACTGTTTTGGAAATATTACTTTGAACACCAAATTTAACACTGCCTTTGTAAAAGACACTGCCATTCAAAACTATTATTCCGCCATCTGTTACTGCTAAATCAGACAGCATACGCGCATGATAAGTGGCATATGCAAGGTTTGTGCCGGCATCAGGTATGAACGATACAGGTATGTGTTCTGTAAGCTTTGAAACAGCATTTTCAAGTTTGTCAATTATCAGTTTCTTTTCTATTTCAGACATTTTTATGCAGTACACCTGAAAAATTTTAATTAGATATTCTTAATTCTATAACTTCAATTATTGTATCGTAATTTGGTATTGTATCATATTTCGGGGTTTACTATTTTATTATAATCAGTTTCAGGTAAAATATCCGCTGTCCTGTAAAGCCTGGACTTGTTAATAAACATACAGGCCTGAAGGATAAAAAGAAGAAGTAATATACATGATAAAAATTAGAGATTATCATATGAATTCTGTCGTTTTAGACTGTGCAACTGCAATAAGCAGTATAATAATTCTTATTTTATGTATAGCAATTCTCCCTGTATTTTTGCCTGCAGGCTATGCAACACTTGTTGCAATCGTCTTATTTATAATATTTATGAGCGGTGGCGGATATTACATCAGCAAAAATTATGTAAAATAAACCATTTGTTATATCGTTTAAAAAAAACAGATGTAAAAATAAATAAAATAGATATGTAAAAAATATAATTTTTTAATAATTTTGTTTCTCTAATTTTTTATCATTATTTAGCGCCAACCTCTTTCGTTAAAATTTTCAGTGATTTTTTCATTTTTTTTATCTATGAGTTCAGTTCAAAAAATTGTAATTTCATATCATCTCTTCTTTCTGGATATTGGAGTCTTTGGAATTATTTTCTTTTTCTGAATCTTTTTCTTTTGCATCCTTATTTTTTTCATTAACCTTTGAATACTTTTTTTTATATTTGTAGTAACTCAACGGATGAATTATATTTTTATTTCTGCAGATACTGTCCGGACCTACACACAGACCATATGTTTTCATTGTGGCACAACCAGGGGGTGTATATTCAGTACCGCTTCTGCCGGATATATGCTCTACCTGATATAATGTCTTTTCAACATCAAAATCCGGTGCCCTTGTGTATACCTCAACTATGCCTGTTGTATCCATGCCAATTGTATGCATAAAAGCTGTTAATGAGAATCTTGCTGTGTGTGGGATGTTTGTTCCTGCCGAAACTGCGTTTATTATCGCTTTCATACAGGGCGGAAATGATCCTTCATCGACTTCTCCAAACTGTTCAAGAAGTTTTTCCTGATAAACTGCAGAAATTTCACCTGCAAAAGAATCTAGAAGACTGCATATACCATCTGTTACCGGCAGAGGCAGTTGCCCGTGTAGAACAACTCTGATTCTTTCTTTTAAAAGTTCTTCAAGTTCCTCTTTTTTTATAGAAACACTGCCTTCTGACACATCACGATTGACAAGCTGCCATCTTGAATCCCTAAGGTTTGGAACAAGTTCAACATATTCCGGAACACTTATTTTTTCAACATCAAGTTTAATTCCAACATTTCGCGCGACATAATCTTTTTTTTGAGAATCTTCTGTCTGAAGAAAATAAAAGGCTCTTTCAGACTCATATCTGCAAAGTTTATCAATCATCTGTCTCTCTTTCATGCAAGAGACAATCAGTCTTGAGACTGCATAAGACAAAATTTCATCATCAGGTTTTTCAAGCCTAATTTCATCGAATACAAATTTGCTTTCTAGTGCCGCTTTTATTCGATTTTGTGCAGATATACAAATTCTTTCTCCAAAACGGCTTTTTAAAAAATTTTCAATAGAATATGCCCGCTGACTAACAAAATTATGGGCTTCTTTTAAAAAAGGA
The genomic region above belongs to Methanomicrobium antiquum and contains:
- the dapB gene encoding 4-hydroxy-tetrahydrodipicolinate reductase; translation: MIKVGICGALGRMGTKIGGLVTESPDLELVGGIDLKTGSFYGTEVYESSRIDEFLKEKKPDVLIDFTIAHASVENVKAASRNGVAVLVGTTGLSDEQRKEMEEAINGKIPAVISSNFSLGVNIFWHLIREAAKQLKDYDIEVIEAHHHFKKDAPSGTAKTIINIIKEEAGDREEIYGREGMVGERGNEIGVHVVRGGDIIGDHTVMFAGNDEVIELTHRAYDRLVFAHGVIRSVSWIHQKPPGIYNMDDVLGFNN
- a CDS encoding thiamine-phosphate synthase family protein yields the protein MSEIEKKLIIDKLENAVSKLTEHIPVSFIPDAGTNLAYATYHARMLSDLAVTDGGIIVLNGSVFYKGSVKFGVQSNISKTVLTAMKFDQDIRSAGIIHFSDDIIQKADELLLEVRSFNREKEPAGISTIDWGTAFCCEEDNVPDLIYDRGTNIKEPLIRIFGEDPMTVVNNIIMIAERINNKN
- a CDS encoding indolepyruvate ferredoxin oxidoreductase subunit alpha, encoding MVAVVDADKCTGCETCVDTCPSEAISMEDGIAVVDADMCVDCEACVDECPAEAIHME
- a CDS encoding 30S ribosomal protein S17e, encoding MGIKPTYIKALSQELLSKHGDKFTNDFDHNKHAVDEVAVIGSKCVRNRVAGSITRKVNRRKII
- the dapA gene encoding 4-hydroxy-tetrahydrodipicolinate synthase, which encodes MFEGVYPALITPFKENQQRDLDLDGLKSNIDFLISHGVHGIVPCGSTGESATLTFEEHEEVIGKAIEVSDGRVPVLAGTGSNNTAEAVRFTKAAKDLNADGALVLSPYYNKPNRSGLVKHYTRLADLDLPIVIYNVPGRTGQNLPPDLIIELAKHPNIVGVKEASGDIVQISEIIEGTRDEDFNVISGDDAMTLPVLALGGGGVISVSANVAPDMMVKMYEMFKKGNLKEAQNLHYLISPLIRALFIDTNPIPVKTALDIRGLASGPLRLPLDEMGEDKTNRLKEVLRNYD
- the asd gene encoding aspartate-semialdehyde dehydrogenase, giving the protein MINVGVLGATGAVGQRFVQLLASHPWFNLQTLTASERSAGKNYRDAVNWRLDEPFPDSVGDIVVSKTDVDSVKGLDIVFSALPADLATNLETDISRAGVAVCSNASSHRMDKNVPLVVPEVNPDHLGLIDLQRDSGNDGFIVTNPNCSTITMVSALNPIQHRGLSDIRVATMQAISGAGFEGISAMSIYDNVIPYIGSEEKKMEAETLKIMGSFDGSVITNAPFSISASCHRVPVIDGHTMAIWVDTKASVEELKNDFRNYKAPFTGLPTQPEKSVLLFEQEDRPQPRLDRNRGRGMTVSVGRIREGVRFIAMGHNTIRGAAGASVLNAELIVSKKYL
- a CDS encoding DNA primase large subunit PriL, producing the protein MPVELENKDLAKYPFLKEAHNFVSQRAYSIENFLKSRFGERICISAQNRIKAALESKFVFDEIRLEKPDDEILSYAVSRLIVSCMKERQMIDKLCRYESERAFYFLQTEDSQKKDYVARNVGIKLDVEKISVPEYVELVPNLRDSRWQLVNRDVSEGSVSIKKEELEELLKERIRVVLHGQLPLPVTDGICSLLDSFAGEISAVYQEKLLEQFGEVDEGSFPPCMKAIINAVSAGTNIPHTARFSLTAFMHTIGMDTTGIVEVYTRAPDFDVEKTLYQVEHISGRSGTEYTPPGCATMKTYGLCVGPDSICRNKNIIHPLSYYKYKKKYSKVNEKNKDAKEKDSEKENNSKDSNIQKEEMI